One Arvicanthis niloticus isolate mArvNil1 chromosome X, mArvNil1.pat.X, whole genome shotgun sequence genomic window, ACTGAGAGTGCATTCACTGAGTAAGCCAATGGCTGAGAGTACACTGAGTAAGCCATTGGCCGATCCACACCTCTCCTACTTCTCCTGAGATCCAATACCCCAGTCTCATCCTCGGATTCCATAGCAGACATCCTGCTACAATCTCTTACCTCTCTGACCCCATCCCCAACTGAgattgtttgtatatgcttggcccagggagtggcactattagaaggtgtggccatgttggagtgggtgtggccctgttggagtaggtgtgttactgtggatgtgttctttaagaccctcattctagctgacTGGAAGTGAGTCtcccactagcagccttcagatgaagatgtagaactctcagctcctcctgcaccgtgcctgcctggatgctgccagggcttttttgagacttcctttgtcaatgcaattaatataaatctctttactttagtgtcaggtagactcttcagacaagcgCAAAAACTAGCTACATTCTtgggcaaaaagtagccacattcttcagcaaaatacTGCAAAACAGTCTCtatgccacatactgaaattttCCTACTCTGAAATCTCTTGGGCCAAGTCAGCACAGTTTAAATTACTCTCAGAATCAAAGGCTTCCATATTCATACTAGGATAGATCACTAAGCCCCATTTAAaccattccactgctttccaaatccaaagtccaaaaatccacatttttccaaacaaaagcatggtcaggcctatcacagcaacaccctcctcctggtaccaacttctgtcttagttagggttttattgctgtgaacaaacaccatgataAACGCAAGATTTATAAGGacaacttttaattggggctggcttacaggttcagaggttcagtccattatcatgaaggcAGAAACACtgcggcatccaggcaggcatggtgcagtcAGAACCGAGGCTACTAGTataagactgacttccaggcagctagagtgaAGATCttaagcccacactcacagtgatacacctactccaacaaggcctcacacTATAAAAGTGCTACTCTATTTGTGTATCATttagcatatacaaactatcacaccaTACTCacaaatggaagagagagaaaggagagagagagaagagaggagagaggagagaggggagaggggagagagagaacacaatgaATGTTGCAGCCCTTTTACAACAAGAGCTTTGTAATACCACTGAGAATTACAATAAGGAAATGCTGTATCACAAGTGGGGAAATTGTTTACAGGAAAGCAGAGGATATGAGGTGTTTTTGAAAGCACTGCACCAGGATACTGACTGAACAAGAGTGGAATAGAAGAGTGCATGTGTATAATTGAAACAGtatacagtgacatcctttcaaaACATGCACATGTGACCTCAGAATTGCATATTTGTCTACACCATCTAAACTCAGTAACAACCAATCTCACCGGATTACTCATACAATTTTGAAGGTGCTTGCTTCAGAATACCAGAGAATTTGTTTGTAGCAGTAGGGGATTGTTAAAAACATGGTGAAAATGGAAGCACCTTAATAACAGCATGAACATCATTAAACAGTGACTGTTACAATGGCCAAGTACTATGCTGCAAGTAGGGATGTATTAACAGGAAGGCATTAAAAATCAGATTAGTGTAGCACTAAACTGGGACACTAGGTGCACAGGATTGGCAGAGAAGAGCATGGTATTCGCATCCATACCTGAAGCAGTCCATGGTGACACTTTAGGAAAACACATGCACGTGATATGAAAATGCCACCCGAGGGCATATTTGTCTATAGCAATGTATTACCACTGCAGTGGTTATCTAAATGACATTTGCAACAAAGCACAGGAAATGACTTGTACAACTCTGAAGCCGATTTCCAGAGAACAGCAATGCATAGGTTCCACAGTGGGTAGTGGTTGTtaagaacacaatgaaaagaattGTCCTTGCACAGCAGGAAGATGTATGGTACAATGGTGGATGTCAGAGATGTACTGGAACAGAAGGGGTGACTGATTTACAAAAACACAGACCCCTGACCTAACTATTGTATCTGTGCTGCACAAGAACACAGACTGAGTAAGACAATGGAACGGAAGAGCACAGCAAAAGCGTCAGTAACTGAAACAGGACAAAGAGGCATCCTTGGAAAAATCAAGTATATGTGACTAAATTGCCCAACAATGGCATATTTGCAAAAAACCAATGTGCTACTGCTGCAGAGATATCTAAGCTCTGTTTAGAAGGAAGCTCTGTGCAACTCTGAAGTTGCTTGGTTCAGAACACCAGCACCTATGACTGTGACTGTTGAGGACACAGTGAAAATTATGCTACTTTTACAAAGCAGAACTTTCTTTTATCGATGCAGCTTACAGAGAAGCACTGTCTCGtaagtgctggaaactgaaaagaaagcagAGGACCTGAGAGTCATATAGCAGCACTTAACTGAACTCTGACTGAATATGAACAGAACAGGAAAGCACAACCTAGGTGTGTATAACGGAAGCAGTGGCATCCCTgcaacacacattcacatgccaCTAAAACACCTCAGTGTGGCAGATTTGCAGAAACCTGTGCACTACTGCAGCAGTGATAACTAACCTAACTCCATGTACAATGAAGCACAGGAGATTACATGTATGACTCTAAAGTTGCTTGCTTCAGTACAGCAGCAATGTGTTCAAGACTGGACCAGAATTGTTAAGAACACAGTCAGACAGGAAACTAGGTAGTCTGACTGAGGatcttctcttctcctgtctctgcagatCCAAACTCCCAGTCTCATCCTAAACTCTTTGACAGAATATCTGTGGCAGCCTTCACTGCCCACCCCACACCTTCTTCACATTCCCGTGGTGGCCACGGATGTTCCCATCCAGACCTCCCTCCTCCTTGCTTCATCCCAGCCTCCAAATCCAGCAGGCACCCCCTGATAACCCAAGGGCCACTCTTGCTTGGGAATGAAGTATGCTGAAGGTTGAAGTCCAATTCATACCTCTCCTTCTGTACCTCCAGATCCAGAGACTCCCCCAGTTTTATCATCAGCTGTGTAGCAGGAGACCTACTGtattctctttcctctctaaccTCATGTTCAATGGATTACAAAGGGCTTTTGCTTCAaccttccttcccccaactcattTCATTATCCATACAGCCTCCAACATCAGTGGGCTTTCAATGGAAACAATCCAGCTGAGTAGGCCAGGGAAACATGTTCACAGAATAAATCTTATCAGACAGCACACAGCCACCACACTTTACTAAGTTCcagggaggaggcagaagcaaaggaACAGAAAACTCACCAACTAAATGAAAAACCAGATTTCTTCACCCAGAGCTATAAATGGCTAGATGCCTGCATagaaacacaattctttacagccTGGATGGGATGTCTCCACTGGAGGCCAGCTATCCTAACACAGCAGGCACTGAATATTCCAATGTAGCTGAGGGCCCAAattattttaacatagctgaGGTCCCCAAAAAAGACCCTGAAACAGCCTGTATGAAGGTGATAGCTGATCATATAGAGGAAATGAATGACTCCTTAAAGAAATTCATGCAAGCACAAACATTGCAAAGAAGTGAATAAAACTTTCCAAGTCCTGAACATGGAAGTAGAATCAGAGAAGAGAACCCAAAATGGGTGAATTCTGGAAGTGAAAAAAGTGAGAGAATGAACAGATACTACAGAGGCAAGTTTCACCAAGAGCacacaaaaatagagaaaagaatctcaggtgttgAAGACATAGTAGAAGAAAGGCATACATCAGTGAAAAGTGTTAAACTTAAAAACTACTTacagaaaacatccagaaaatctgggatgCAATGAAATGGTCAATTAagagaataataggaatagaagaatgtgaagaaaCCCATCTCAAAAGCCCAGGAAATACTTTTGACAAacttataaatgaaaaattttcCTAACTCTCAAGATGGAGATGACTAGAAAGGTACATGAAGAATACAGGTCAGCAAATAGAGTGGACTAAAAAAGAAAGTCCCTTGgcacaaaataatttaaatactcAGTGTATAAAGtctttaaaacacaaaagatGATGCATATGGTAGACATAATACCAGttgcaacacttgggaggcagaggcaggcagatatttcTTATGTCAGATACATAATCTTAAGCAAAAAGAATCATTTATAGGGCTCTATGAGTgagagaaactttaaaaaatgttttccaatctgcttttataccattgtaATTACATGCCAGTATTAAGATCAATTCTAGTTTGAAGAATAaggaatacaatagatgcaaattgtcaagtaacaagcaagacaataaacacaaatagtgaaaGAACAACCAAGGCTTTAAACAaaatcctgtgatcactcccatcaTCATTGTTTTTAAGGACTCATCAGGATGACCAATATAGGTTAACCTACATCCTTCTCCTAgtctaaagtcattttcatgtctgaagcctagttcttttttctagcctaagatttaaattacttcctgaaattacttctttgttctagcctaagatttagattcctgagtgaaattacctctttgttctagcatattgtcagattcctgcctgaaacccatttccttgtccttggccaatgtcagcttcctgccaaGGAGCCCCAAAAGCTATCCACATCTCCATCCCtttttcataaacaagattgagcctgtcttaggtaggtgtgacaagaatgcctttcttacccatcacaaaataaacattatcaaaagcaatgcacttctgtcttagggtggtaaggctctgtgcagaatcttacccatctttggcttgcctgttaaattaataactctatctgggggttCATTTGCAGTTTCAAGCCAAGTACTTTGGCCACCAACATGTTGTTATTATCAAAGACAAGCTTTagcatgatgggcagaaataaaagtgttcacaggacaaaaagggctagtatgatcaTATATagatatgccattcttgaagcttgaccaaaatagaaaaacTAACCACAGGCCATGGGTAACTTTATCAGCAGAATCACAGCATCAAGGTTcagtagagcagcattctttaaaatcataagctcactatgtaatgttaaagcatccaaagaggtgttagaattatgtcaaatacactgcaagtgtctttaaactttttcctaattataatggttagcactgtaaattttagaatgaaCATGAATCCAATAATATTTGGCATAGCACATGTGATGGCTCAGTACTCATAAACTGTGAACATCCTTCCaaaaatttgaataggataaagagtatcaatccattgttccaagcgcctatctaaatcctcttgtatattcaacacattagtaacattttttgtcaAAAGATTAACAAAAGTAGATGTCTTAaattcttgtgtcaaagcaattgcagaagcattggtgctagcaattaatgaattTAAAACTGGTGCTTTAGTGTCCTTGAGCCTAGGTGTACAAAGTGCACAACCCTGTATGGCTCCTGGAGCCCTGGGAGATGCCACCCTCGGGCCTGCACTGCATCTCATGCCTGCACTGCATGTCTGCACTGCATGTCTGCCTGTTGATTTTAGATGTCCACACTCCTGGGTAGGATCCTCACAATGTCTTTTTTCCCCACACCCCAAGCAGGTTTTCCTGCTCCCAAGGCTGCCTCCATTTCCTTAAGGAAGGTTCCTCCATGCTCTCCCTCCCCCAAAGCATAGAGGTACATGAGCAGGCCTGGTGGGCAGCCAAAAAGTTTTCCCAGAGATAACTTCACCAAGATGTCCAGTGATAGGCAAAGGTCAGATGATCAGAGTCCCAGCACCAGCAGTGGCAGGTCAGATGTAAACCAGTGCGACTCTGCCTCTCCAGAGAGTgaggaacaggaagaaaaaacCCTTTCTGCCACAAAAGCATGAAAAACTTCTACCAAAGTCTCCAGCAAAACCACTGCTAAGTTTTCCACTAGTGCTGAAAGAATTCAGAAGGAGCTAACAGCTGAGATCAGCCTTGATCCTCCTCTTAACTGCACTGCTGAGCCTAAAGGAGTTAACACTTATGAATGAAGGTCAACTCTATTTGGTCCTCCAGGTTCTGTATATGAAGGTGGTGGTTTTTTCTGGATATGACATTTTCTTCAGATTATGCATTTAAGACACCAAAGGCTACTTTCCTTCCATACCAGAATCTGTCATGGCAACATCAATAGTCAGGGAGTCATCAGCCTGAATGTTATGAAAGACAACTGGAGTCCTAGCTTTGACTATTTCAAAGATCTAGCTCTCTATTTGTTCCCTTTTGACAGATTGCAACCCTGtggatccccccacccccccggtTGGTAGCATAGCCACTCAGTATTTGACCAACAGTGCAGAGCATGACAGGATAGACAGACAGTGAACCAAGAGATATGCAAAATAATCTCACATGATTCGTATGCACTGTGAAGGGGCAGAAGGCCTCTTCCCACTGTGCTTcagatttttatattctttacaGTATGgacttctgtgtatatgttttacTGAGTCTACCCTTACCTTTATCCTCTGGAGACTGGGAGACTCCCCCAAAATGTAAATGTTACCAAGAATAGAACTTTGTAGGTGTACATTAGTTATGTTTCAAAAAAAGCCTGATGCTAAGTGGAATAAAGGAAGTTGTGACCTCAGAACAAGGCCTTATGCTGGTAAGACGTCATCTTGGATAGAGGAGTTAATGTTTAGGGCAACATGTGGTGATATATGGCCTTAAtaatagcacttgggaggtgagtcaggtgaatctctgagttcaaaccaACCCGGtttacaaaatgagttctaggatagcccaGCTTAGGcagtaaaaaagagaaagtttgTGAAAACGTATTTGAATAAGGAGACCATGTTCCATCACCAGCGTGCACAAACCTTGGCAGTATAGGCAATAAGATTCTTGCTTCAGAAACAAGCATTCAAAAAAGAGGATAGTGGAATCACCCACCGGacaaccaacagagtcaacaaacatGGACCCTcggtctctcagagactgaaccagcaatgaaagaacatacatggcCTTGACCTAGGCCTCCACAGACATatgtggcagatgtgcagctcagtgggTCCCAAATAACTGGAACTGGGGCTACCCCAAAAATTGTTGCCTATGTGCAAGCTATGTTCACCTACCTgcgctgccttgtctggcctcagtgagagaagagccTAACCTCCCACAACTTGAAGTACTAGGTGCAAGGATACACAGGAGGGAACCCCACCTGTGCTGAGGAGAAGAGGGGGggaatagagaatagaggatcATGACTGGAAGGGGAATAATGTGTGGATAtaaagtaaacaagaaaaaattaaataaaaggtaTGATTTTATCGCAGTGGCAGTACAAAGAACATTAAAGTCACTGAATTGCCGTGAATAACTATATTACCCACAGAAAGGCATCAGACCATCTGTTTCCTTAGCTACCATCCATAGTAATGAAAAAAACTTTTACTTTTATTACtgaaaagctattttaaaatcCTATAGAGATGTGAAGGTTGCCTAGTTTACTGATGGCACTGAACAGACCTTTCCATCTCACCCTTGACCCTATAATCAAAGGGTTAGGTGAATACTAGTTGAGGTGATTGATAAGTGCTGCCATTCACATAAAGTTTTATGATACTAAAAAGTAAGCAAACAGCAGAATGCTGAGAGAATAACATTCTGGAGATATTCAGAGAAACTGTTTTATAAAGTATCCAAAGTATTTAGTCCAAAATATTGCCATTTATTAATGGAGTCCATTAAAAACTACGGTTTAGGTCAGCCAGTGCCCAGTATGCCCTGATGCTTTGTAAATCAACACTTCTGACCGGCCCCCACAGATGGGCGCTGAAATGATGTCATCGTCATCGCTGTGCACCAACACTCCTATCTCTGGCTTCCCTGCCTTCATTCATGATGCCTGGGGCTGAGACGGTGTCATGGTTACGTGCCAACATTCATTTCTGTTGATGCCCCGCCCTCTCCAATAAGCCCTTGGGCTGAAATGATGTCATGACTGGGAACCAACACTCTTTTAGGAGGATACCCCGCCCCTTCTATAAGCTTCCGGGCTGAAACAATGTTGTGATTGGGTGTCAACACTCATTTCCGTTAATGTCCTGCTCCTCCTGTAAGCCCTGAGGCTGAAACAATGTCGTGATTGGATGTCAACACTCACTTCTGTTGATGCCCCGCCTCTTCCTATAAGTCCTGGCGCTTAAATACTGGCGTGGTTGGGCCGGAATAACCATTTTCCTTGCTCCACCAGCTTGCAGTGACCTACCTGCTGAGCTCCTCTGGCGCTGGTCTTCTGAGGTACTTTGGGACTGTGGGACTGTATTCTTTGGCCTTGCCCCTTGGAGCAGGCGGGGACCCTCTGAGACTGTTGTGGTGTTCAAGCACCTGCCATGGCCGAAGCGCCCTCTCGAGTGCGACAGAACTATGACTTGCATTGTGAGGATGCTGTCAACAACCATATCCAGCTGCAGCTCTATGCCTCCTATGTGTACATGTCGATGGCCGTCTACTTTGACCGTGATGATGTGGCCCAGGAGAACTTCAAGCGTTTCTTCTTGAGGAAGTCACACAACTCCAGGGCCAGTGCTGAGATGTTCATGCACCTGCAGAATACACGTGGAGGCTACACCACCCGACTTGACATCACAAGACCAGAACGCGACAGCTGGCATGGGGGCTTTCAGGCCATGGAATGCTCCCTGGACATGGAGATGTTGATCAACCAGAGCCTGCTGAACATGCACGAAATGGCCAAGGAACGAGGTGACGCCCACTTATGCCATTTCCTGGAGCAAAACTGCCTGAATCAGCAGGTCGAAGTTCTGAAGGAGGTGAGTGGCTACCTGACCAACCTGAGCCACATGGGGGCCGTGGAGCATAACTTGGCTGAGTACCTGTTTGACAAGCTCAGCCTGTCATAAAGCTTCAAGTGGACTGAACTGGGACGTCCCCACTGCCATGGGGTCTCTCTCTGGTCATAACACCTGATGTCCATGTTGTTTTTGAAGCAAAGTTCActcatcttctgtttctcttcgactgttgttcaaaataaaatttgtttgtttgcagcAAAGTTAAAGTATCAAGTTGATGTTCAAGTTCTTTTGGGTCTTTGGGTGTAGCTTGCTTGTTGTAGTGCTTACCTAGTAGTCAGGACACCATGGGAAGCTTCCCAACCATGGCCATAAACAAggatatggtggtacacacctgaaaTCACAGTGCAGTGGTGCTAGAGGCAGGAATATCAATCAttcaatgccatcctctgctttACAGCACAGCAGAGGCCCTCCTGATCTACAAGAGATGGTCCAATAAAATCATACCACCACCAAAAATCCCTCTCACtgtggaaagaaaatgaatgcgGTTCTCACCGGTTTTTTAAATTTGATGGTCAGGAGTATACCTCGGTTGTCATTACCATTATTTTGTAGCTTGGAATATCCAGAAGTCTGGGGGGTGTCagaaagggggatgggaggagagtgCCTATGAAGGGGACACTGGGGGCCAGCAATCAggctataaagtgaataaataagttaattcttaaaaaagatttttttggaCCTGAGCGATCATGGCAGGAGAAAGTGGGGCCAGagcgagagggagaagggaaggggataaCTAGATAGGGGTGGGCATCTAGGCAATTTACTGACTTAGTTCTGTGGGATGAACAAAGAATGGATTTCTAGGAAAAGCAGAAGACCAACACATGAAGAAGCAACAGCAGCAGGCCCCAGGACAGTGAAATTAATGGTAAGAATGTGGAAgccccagagacagagagaaaagagaatgaaaacgACATGCACAGAATAAACACACTATTTCAAACAGGACAAATGAGGACACAGTGAGGACCGTTTTGGACCAAAGCAATGCTGAACCCCAGCAGGGCCAATGCCAACCCCTGTACCCCCTGGGCGATAGCACGGGGCCTACATGGCTCTGCCCTTCCAGCTTTGCTGCCTATAGCACACTTTCCATCTGTTGGGCTGCATTATAGCATCACAAATGGCCTTAGACACTTTTCTTCCACAATATGGAAGCTTAGCTGGATGGGATCTTGCCACAAGTGTACCATATCCTTAGTTGTGTGCATATCAGGTGTTTCTGTAAGGACATCAATTTCCCCAACAGTGACAGCCTCAAGCATAAGCTTTGACAGTGACACTAACCTTGCCAGTCTCCCTGGCTTGCACATTTTGTATTTCCATCTgccctttttctcattttcattataaACATGCATAAGAATAATTACTAATAACCACATGACAGACTCAGTATTAGCCTATCTTAaccctcttacacacacacacatacacacacacacacacacacacacacacacacacacacacacacactagcccaTTACTGTTAAATTTAGCCTCAGGTAAGTTCTTAGTACACTGGCAGAAAGCATCTGCATTTGTTGCCAAAATAGCCTGCTAGTGGCCTCCAGTCCAGTTGCTAACACTGTtcctcctgaaacctcttgagctgggcTTCCACAGTAGCCATGGCTCTCAGCAGTACTGATTTCTAACCTCCTACTAGAACTCTGCTCACAGTGTTCAACTGCTTTTCAGCCCTAAGTCCTAAGGGAGAGCTGCTGCTGGGACTCTCACAAGTAAGTGAGGCCTGCCTTTGTGGGAGGTGATGGGTGGCTTGGTTCCTAATCCAGAGCTCCTGTGACTCCTCTCACTTTATTTCTATTCTCCTGGCCTTCAGGAGGAGACAGCTGTGGGCCCAGAATATTCTGAAATGAATGGATGGAGAtgtaagctgctgctgctgggactcTCACAAGTAAGTGAGGCCTGCCTTTGTGGACAACCTCATGCTACCAGCATAGCTTGTCTATAGTGCTCTCTGGGCTGAATGAGCTCTGTCTCCTTGGCTTACATCTTCATCTGTTCATTTCAGAATATTCTGGGCCCACAGCTGTCACCTCCTGAAGGccaggagaaaagaaacaaagtgagAGGAGTCACAGGAGCTCTGGATTAGGAAGCAGGCCACCCATCACATTCCTTCGTGATTCTAACATGCCCTAAGGCCACCCAAGATGATACAGGCAGTCAGAcagtcctcttcctctctgttttcctCTTGGTCGATGCAACTTAGTGGTTATAGTGAGGCGTCTTCCCCAAATGGGTAAAGTTGAACCCTGAAGCGAGGACCCAAAGTTTTCCAAGTGACAGACCAAGTTGGCAGGTCTGATTCTTCTTCAGACCTTGTtatgaggtcagaggtcactcagagattcacctggtTCTTGGCTGCTATTCCAAAGTGAGTGTCACTGTTTCCTGCAGTCCAGGGGAGATTGACAGCAGTCTCCAACTTCTTATTCACCTTCTGATAAATAGAGCCAACCAACTGCCCCATCGTTCACATTAGTGTGAAGCTGGAATTCATCTGTCTTGTAGACAACTGCAAAGTTGCTCTGGGTCACTCGGTACTTTGAAGTCTCAAAATTCATCTggtagccagccagccagctctcCTAGCCAAGCACCAGAGCGCCCCAGATTGAGGGCCCAGCTACGTTAAAGTCTACGTCACAGCCCAGGTTGATATGCTCCCTCTTGTACCCTGTTTTGATTTTAGCATTTTCCCCCAGTGttaggagagaaaaataaatcaaaggtcAGCTTCAGTCCACGAGCAAGCTGGTCTTACACAGTGATCTCGGTGCCCAGAGTGTTGTTGTCTGTGTTCCATTTCTCTGTAAATGCTAGCCCATACTCTGGACTGCATTCACTTCGGTGGTCTTCGTGTTGGCAGAGCCTGAGCTTGTGAATCCCAATCCATTCTCAGGTATTGTTTCAAATCAAGTTTTATTAAGCCAATGCCTTAGCCcttggtgaagacatccctggcAGACGTGACAAGGTCAGTCAGTGTATGTGGGAGGCACAACCAGGTTCTTGGAGGGGGTGACAGCGGGAGCAGGGGCAGCTATGGCAGGGGTGCTTCTAGGAGAAGTTTGGAGACTTTTAACGACTGctttatttccttaggggttatagaacTATTCTGATAgattacctgatcttgatttagctttggtaagTGATTTCTGTGTAGAAAAATCATCCATtaccagtggtggtgcacgcctttaatcccagcacttgggaggcagaggcaggcggatttttgagtttaaggccagcctggtctacacagtacttccaggacagccagggctacacagagaaaccctgtgtaggtttcttgaaaaaccaaaaagaaagaaacaaagaaagaaagaaaaaaagaaagaaaggcaaaaaagaaagaaaaaaaaatcatccattttgtttagattgCCC contains:
- the LOC117695423 gene encoding ferritin heavy polypeptide-like 17E, translated to MAEAPSRVRQNYDLHCEDAVNNHIQLQLYASYVYMSMAVYFDRDDVAQENFKRFFLRKSHNSRASAEMFMHLQNTRGGYTTRLDITRPERDSWHGGFQAMECSLDMEMLINQSLLNMHEMAKERGDAHLCHFLEQNCLNQQVEVLKEVSGYLTNLSHMGAVEHNLAEYLFDKLSLS